The genomic interval TTGGTAATTTAGCTCcatcaaatattgtttttacacGAAATATTCTATCATATGGTACACCCAGAGCTTCACCAATGCATTTGTTTCAGAACCAAAGTTTATTCCGGAAATAAAACCGTTGGAAAAGTCGAAAGTTTGTTCCAACTATGCGTTAGAGTACTACAAGATAATATTGACGGTACGTTTCGCTTTTATTTTTAGGTACCAAAtgatgtaatatttttatctttcagCATTAGAATATACGGGTGGTGTTCCTTATATAATCCTCAAGCCGATAATGGAAAGGGCTACAGCAGATCAGATATTTAATTTGGAGCACCACAACCCGTATTTGATTGAGGATACCGACGAATTGTGGCAGTTGCATTGTCAGAAAGATTTCAGGAATAAACAGAGGGAGGAAATGGAATCGTGGCGTGACATGTACATGCGTTGTTTAGACGAAAGGGAAGCCAAATTAAATGCCGTTAAAGCGAATATAAAATTATCGCAAGATAAATCGATACCAGTTAGGACTACTAAACTCGCTTACATTGATTCCGAGTTCGTTAAACCGCCGAGAAACGTCGCTAAAAGACAAGCCAAAAACGGTACCATCAATACCGATAGGAAAATAACGACTACTCAAAAATTGACGGCTTTAGCTCAATCTGGGGAAGCCGGTAAAGTATCCGTTCCAGATCCTGGAAGAAAAGCCGCAGATAGGGGTAAATGTTGTTAAGGGATTTTTATTACAAGGGATGTGAATGTTTTATTGGTTTTTAGGTGGTAGTAGTGGTGCTGTTAGTAGTACAACGGTGATGAAAGCAAAGAAGGCGCCTCTCATGGCAAAAACTTTAtcgtttatgaaaaatagattcaGAAGGTGAAAGGAATTTGTTGGGAAGCGTCACGAAGTGgtcttatatttttgaacaaggagaattttatgtaattttttatgcatTATTTTCGACtgtaaaaattgaatcaattaatTTAGGTTAGTTCGTCTCAACCCCCCgttgtttaaattttatcattgcaagTAACTTTGTTATTGTTGTGATTAGAATCCTTAGAATaatcttttttcgaaattaattaattcctttttagtattagttcattttttttatcaaaattatttatgactCTATTTTTCGTGATATGTTAGTTTTATGCTCCATTATGATTTTAAGTCGTTAAAATTtaccaaattttgattttcttaaaaattttttggtttttaaattgtTAGTTCGGTGAAAAGATTCTTTCGTAATACATTAATAGATTTTGCTTGGTACATGACCATCATAAGTTTATTTTTGGTACACtatcatcatttattttaaggtgctattttttaaaaatccccttttatccaaaaatcaataaattattcttgTGGATTactaattttgtgaaaaaacattttgttagTGCAGTTTACTGTTTGATATGAGTAGTAGTTCATTTGTCTCAtctttatttccaaatattaatGACTTTTTGTACTAAGAATGTAATTTTGGTACACAACCTTCACCTGTTATGAGGTTTCCAAATCAAAAAATGACTAGTTTTACATGTGGATTactaatttttcgaaaaaacattcTTCAAATGCAGTTTACATTTTGAAATGGGTGATAGTTCATTTGtatcatctttatttttaattatgtgtCTTTTGGTACTAAAAATAGGTTTTTGTTCCCAACCATCactttttttgaggttttcaaTCCTTTTGTACTCAAAAATTGGTTAATTATATCTTTGGATTaccaatttttcgaaaaaacattcttttattGCGGTTTACGGTTTGAAATGAGTGGTAGTTCATTTCAATCAGccttcatttaaaaaatttatgaccttttgcattaaaaatatttgtttggtaTATGTGCAGTACCTATTATGAggtaccattttttaaaattgttttttatctaaAAGTAAATCATTTAATCTTGTGGATTGTCAATTTGGtaataaacacatttttataagtttttaattCAAACATTTTAGTCTTTATGTattagtagttcatttgtataatttttattttcaaatatttatgtctttttctttttttaattcttttttcttcaaaaattaatcaattatacTGGTggattacaaatttttaaaatttattgattctgatgtacaaaatgataaaaactttgattttccagtttttaaaaaaaagttacaagaaacttttacaaataattttacaaGCAACTGAAGTAccatatgaaatatttcagatttttgtacaataatagtctttgtttgataaaaaattgtcagTTGAATAGGTTTGGGGCTCCATTTTCTCAAATTTACAccattttcttaaaatttttaatacaagtGGAcgatttgatatatttttggtCCATCTTTATTAGTTCAATTTGTACATACccttgtataaattttgtacgtagatattatgattattataatttttaaatggatgTGACAGTCGAGGAAGAATTCCAAAAATAGGTATTCTGGATGAATTGgaagtttaaaattattaagtCTTCCTCgactttattataaaattgtgaaattttcaaaaattcttattcgTGTgatatgaattatatttataattattgttaattagagtttattcattattaatgcaataaataattaaaaacatagATTAcaatgagtttttattttgtcttaGCTTTTATTTCACAGACCAGGAGGAATTACACCCCAATTTTCTGATTCCTGTCCATTATAGTACTGAAAGAGTATAGAAAATCTTTATAATTCGTGGAAAACTAGAGTTCCCATCGACGTTTCTCTGGGATTTTTggcattgaaataaaatatggatGAACATTCATAATAGCCTAATAAAGTTTCCAAAACCTATGAACATTAGGTTCCTTCAAAACAACTCTTATATTCTCAAATGTttctattcaatataaaaaaatcctcaCCAAAGATAAGCCTTGTAGCTTAACTTCAAGTGTCACTAACGAACATAAAAGGACAACAGGACCCATTTTTTGCAAAGAAAATCTCATCTTCCCAGAAAAGTCTCAATGAGAACCCTAGAAAAAAACGGACTATCACTAATCAGATTCCTTCCAGTCTATGAatcctatttatatttttaaaataacaataaattatcaaaactattttttttgttataaaaacaaaCTCCATTAAAATTAATACACTTTTCCATATGTTTGTACCAACTTTTCAAGCACTTTTTCCACTCTTGACTCCCACAGCTTCTTTTTGTATCGAAAATCATTAACCACACACTTTCTTTCCATATAtgtgaacaaaataaaatcattgagTGACAAATCATCATTACTAGGGCTACAGCCTTACAGGAGAGTCTCAAATGCCATTTTTCCCAATATCTGTTGTTGATGCTTGTCCTACTAATTGTGTTTGTTGTCCAAATCAGGACTATATGGTGGATAATTAATCAATTTGACTGTATAGCAGGTTTTTGATTGAGTAGAAGAATTAAAGTTATGCAAAGTTTCACAAATTTCTCTGATAAATACATTTAGAGTTGACTTTGATATAGTGCTCCAAATGATCAGTATTGTTAAAGAAACCATTTGCCTCGATGTCCTTGtttcaccatttttattatgttttgttCGTCTTAGAAGACACAAATTTGCCATCTGTGAATATTCACATCCTTTGATACACTTTTAGCAAgattctttgaaaattcaacGTGTATTGGTCAGGGTATCCGGAATGATTGATGCtactaatacaaaaaaaaaatattttaatcttacGGTatgatacataaaaatattcttcattaaattcAAGAACAgcatagattttttttaaacataacgacaaaattttggaacaaattgCGGATTTGAGATCACATTCAACAAcgtaatgtttaaaaaaattagtgcTTGTAATTTACACCTAAAACAGCAGTGACAGTCAGTGTTGCcaatgtcaaaaatataacttataatatacctaaaatcaattgtagaaataaaagaatttaattaaaGTTTCGGAGAATTTATTGAATTGTATATCGAATTTACAACACTGTATCTAACAATATTGTGTTTTAAAGCAATGTATTACTATAGAATGTGGATGTTTTACTATCTCGCTCCAAGTATTGAAGTCGAATCATCAATGAAACGGCTATTCAATTATCTAAATTGGTATTAGATATCCACTTATAATCCTTAAcctcaatttaaatttttctataagactatattttcgaaaatttgactaaaaagaTGTAACAATTCCAATCGTTGCGATGACGTCATTACGTTCACTCATATCTACGATCCAATAGTAGAGCTGAATTAAAGTAGACGTTGAGAAGTATAATTACCATTTTGCACCTGAATCAGATGAAGTATTATTGTTATGCACAACGAATACCAAACTATCACAATAAAGGACATTTTTATTAGactaatatatataaatcatttaaatagTTCGTTCGAACGAAATTCAAATATGTATTGGTTTATTGGAGTTTAGTTTTAAGTTAATAAAGTAATTTATTCAagcttttgatttattttcaaacacttcatatgtaataatatttacattaatGGTTAAAACACTCCTAATGCATTCCTCTTGTGAAGGAGAATGGAGGGGAGTAAACATTAATCTCGAAAATGTCTATCGGAACGCACCCTATagtaaaaaaatcatagaattatTAGTTCTGTGcgtaaacataaaaaactttttattttcagtaaatGTGATATTATAAACACGAcagaatgaaaaattaattgtatgAAAGTTGATATCGAATATTTAATTAAGGttaaaaatataccaaaaaacaataatacGGCAGTAATAAAATCTCTTAGAACGCGCACACGCAAACAAATATCCAATTATTCAAACCGcgctcttttcctttttttaaataaatatatattgaattttaatttcgtgtgaaataatgtttaattttttcataaatggcGCTAAATGACGTCCGAAGCATTTTAAATACATAGTTTACCGCGAAATTAATATTATCTGTCAATATAGAAAAGGAGCAAAGTAATTAGTAACCAACTAATCAAACAGAGATAGGTATAATATGAGAATTGAATGTGGCAACGGTGGGTTAATTTCCAAAATGGTAGTTCTTTCCCCTATTCCCTCCACCACTTCGCATGTCATCATGCTTGTGGTGTGTATTGTATTCCTATCGTAGTTGTTAATTAGGATAGTTCTTAACGTtagatttaaattaattttaagtttAGTGTAAGAAGTCTTAATTATAATGGAAGAGTACGAGTACGggtatgtatttttaaaaataatttttttaaaacatgcGTAGCGGTGGCGCTTAAAATCACGTTTACGTAAAATTGACGGAAGTTCTAAAGCTGCCATTGTAGTATGGTAGCTTGTAGTTGGTGAGTGGCGAGTGTGACCGGCTGGATCGAATTAAAAGTAGTAATAGTGTTTAAAAATCTGTGTGAAAAATAGCATGAGAATGTTGCGactaaaacaagaaattatGGATGATGACGAAAAAgggtatttatatatttgtgcCAACTTTTTAAATCTTAGGCTTATTAGGTCACAGCGTGTGCTAAAATTTTTCGacacactttttttaataattataaagctttgcaaacatttttttccgTAATTTGTATATTATGTCAATAATTACACCTGTACACGTGTATTCTCATTACCCAAagtattatttgaaatgttttgttCATCTATCAAAATGCTGTTAGCGTTCACCGACCCCGAACGAGTGCCTAGATCTTCATGAATAGTAAATACCGTTtctttttaacaaatatttattctatttattaggCCATAcctaattataattttaagatatgtaaaataatttggtaattgATACGTTTCACTAgcaaaaatgctttttttttcaatttatttctcgAAAGATAGGTTATGTCATTTATCATTTGACCATCAATCATCGTTTCCAAATATTGCATTCTCCCAATTCATATATactgaaattgtttatttaccaACTATAccaaataattagatattataaatatattataaataataacatttttttctatgttttttgtGAAATGTTAAATCCAATTGTGATTTAATTTAACATACGcattttcattaacaaaaaCCATGTTATTActataaataatagttatattattaaaaaaagcaaatatttaaattcatatatatcattttaatcttcaatctttttgtatttgaatttaaaaactttcacTTTACATCTTAATCAGGTGATATTGTGatgttttctaatttataattattttattatttaattatggaTAAATTggtatttgtaaacaaatttcttatattttctcaGTTTTATGTTCATCTTTACTTAATCACTATTTGTATTGAGattctattttttctgtaaattctTTCAACTACTTTGGCTTTAATGTATATCTAGCTCCATGAAAGCTTTTATTCATTCTCTAtctatattgtaaataaatttaaagaagggaaaattattttgaatagttAAAAGGGCCCTATCGAAGCTGCGATATTCAGAATGTTGAATATACGTAGTCAAAATGAGgccaatatcaaattttctacaatagGTCACTGGATGTTTATTTTAATGATCATTCAGTATTACCCAAGTGGAAAACAACTTTATTTTGAAGTCAATATTCATTTCCTAGACCAGAATACTCCTTTGAAGTTTTTTGGAAGTGCCAAAAGGAATCAAAGGTCAGAGGATAATCACAAACGCCTTTTATTAGCTCAGAACCATCCTATAGTGTAGGAAAATGTTCCTATCAGTCATTCGACAGAGAAAACCAAATTGGGGGTGTTTTCTGAtttaggtttttctaaaaatatttggatCTCAGTGAACTTTAGTTATAATTCCTTACTAGTCTCCTTGCAGGGCCCTGGCCCCTTGGGAAGCACCTGATAAGATTGGATTTAGTAGAAACTGATGAGTGTAGAAGAGTGCAGAAGAGGAAGAAACTTCAGTTCTTCTTAGTTAAAGAATGCAAGCTTACTTAAGGGATGCTTTGGACAAGAATCATAGGATTAAGAATCTTATCTCTAGAACTGGAGGGGGAGTTATGAATGTTGAAAACAACTCTGATAGGGGATATGGTAATCCTTGAAGTTAAGGTGCTATGTATCCCCTAATCTGACTTAATATAATCGAATGAAGATacaaaatgtaacaaaaacttgaaattttttatttttcaattttcagcaAGCTCTTTGTAGGAGGATTATCCTGGGAGACAACTCAGGATAACTTACAAAGATATTTCTCTCGATACGGAGAAGTAATTGACTGTGTGGTTATGAAGAACGCTGAATCGGGAAGATCAAGAGGATTTGGATTTGTTACATTTGCTGATCCTGCTAATGTAAATTTAGTTTTGCAAAACGGACCACATACACTAGACGGAaggtatgtttattttataataactacTTAGATTTGGGCCCTTATTGAAGCTACGTTTTTCTGATGTTTGAAATTTATAGTCAAAACTGAGgccaatataaaattttctacaataggTCACTGGATGTTTATATCAATAAGCAAATCAGTATTACCCAAGTAGAATACATgtaaattttaatctaaatGTTGAACTGAACGTTATAGAAGAATTGTCAGTATAAAAACTTAAAGAATGTCATTAATTTTACTCATTAAATCACTTCTGTAATGGTATCCTTGGAATTGTGTattgaacatactgtttactaTTTCTACATCATCAATTATAATTACACTATCTGGTCCTTTGAGCCGGATATGAAACTGTGGTAGGCTCGAAGGACTAGAATGTTTAATACTTTGTGTAAAtgtctatttttttcattgttcagAACAATTGACCCCAAACCTTGCAATCCCAGAACATTGCAGAAACCTAAGAAAGGTGGAGGTTATCCCAAAGTATTCTTGGGAGGTTTACCATCTAACGTTACAGAAACTGACCTCAGAAGTTTTTTTACACGCTTCGGAAAAGTAATGGAAGTTGTCATTATGTACGatcaagaaaagaaaaaatccaGAGGTAAAAAAAGCATTACAtgattcttttattatttttaattgtatattttcacTTCAGGATTTGGTTTCTTATCATTTGAAGATGAGGAGGCGGTGGATAGATGCGTCTCAGaacattttgttaatttaaacgGCAAACAAgtaagtttaataattttttataaagcaaGACATTTTTTGGTCCATATCGAAGTTGtgctttcctttttttttagaaaGTAGAGTCAAAAATGAGACCAATAGAAATTATTCTACAATAGGTCACTGGATGtttatatcaataaacaaatcagtataacccaagtagaaaacatttttttttttaatttttataacaagttGTAACGAAATCTATAAATCTCAGGTAGAAATCAAAAAAGCCGAACCACGTGATGGATCTGGTGGAAATAAAATGGGCGGCGATCCGGCTTCAGCTTGGGGACCGCCACAAGCACCTATGGGTATGATGCAAGGTCCGAATGGACAGATGGGCGGACCACCGATGAATTTGGCAGCACCGATGGGCCCTAACATGATGCAAAGTTATCAAGGTTGGGGTACTTCGCCTCAACAACAAAGTTATGGTGGTTATGGAACGCCTTCGGGACCCGGATCTTATCAAGGCTGGGGCGCCCCGCCTGCGCCACAAGGGCCTCCTCCGCAATGGGGTAATAATTATGGTGGACCGCCACAACAACAAGGTTATGGTTCTTATGGTGAGTATggtatgtttgattttttttatttatttatatgctTGTGCATGcttgacttttttattttgacggttatttaatttaaacagAGTTTAATGCTAtctatggtaatttttttatttttaactactGGTAGCTCAAATGTACTGTATTATAATTGAAGTAAGGTGTTAAGTTCTAAGTTTATCACTATTTTTGGTAATTACTTTGATTTTTAACTACtaatagttcaaatgtacctCGTTAGAAGTGAAGAAAAGTGTTAGGTTATGATAATGTGGTCTGTGTgattaaattgttaaaattatgcAAACAGGAGATGAATTATTTGCCAAACTGGAGGTTATTGAAGAAAATGTCTGAAAATGAAGAGAAATGGGGACGGTTAAAAAGAAagatcaacaaaaataaaaaatttccaattaaaaagttattagaACAATTTATTGGcccaataacaatttttatgcAGAATATGtatcaaatttattgagaaTTGAGGATTTGGAGATTGGAGGATGATGAAATtctaaagaaaaacaaacatttaatcATATAAGTGTTGATGAACGACAATGATGGATCCATTAAATTACAAACTAATACAGATTGGAGGATATAAGATAAtagaatttcaaagaaaatagtgaaaattgaaTCTTctaatatccaaaaaaaaaacataaattttgatcAATCGGTGACGTGATATGGATGGGATTGAAAGGGTAGGGAGGTAGGTgaagaatatacttttagaTCTATTAAATTACAAACTCTTATGGTTTAAAGGATGGAAGACGACagaatttcgaagaaaatcaTAAATGTGGAAtttcaaacatcaaaaaacGTAAAAGAGTTAAAATCAAAAGATTTGGTGAAGCGaaaaaggaaaacatttttgaacccATGATGGAGATTTATGCCTGATTCATTAAATCGCCGACTTGGACGGTTTGGAGGATGTAAGATgtgatttcaaagaaaatattgatccTTACAGCACCTTACAAAGAGGAAGATATAAACTCAAATGGTCTTGTGATTCAAAAGCTTGAGgagtgtaaaaaaattgataatgatgGTCCATTCGTTGGAGGTAGATTATAAAGAAGACCAATAAGGGGATTTAGTGATATTAGGAAgccaatagaaaaaaaaatgagtgttattaaaatgattttcgTAAATTGAtagtttgtaaatattattttatcataaaactttATTGATCATGATGGACGTCTAGATTGAATTAATTATACGCATTCtctttcaaatagaaatttcactgattataatttattccaatTAGAAATGATGACGTAATATATgtggaatggaaaaaaaatgagaacGTAATTGGATTAATGTAGAAACTTCTTACGAAGAACGTTAAGAACGTTCGTGCCATCgaagtttttgtttaaattgaaaaatttgttttgaactcTTCAGTTTAATTTAGAATGTGTATCATCAGATGTTTGATAGAGAGAAAGTAAAGTTTCTAAAAACGTTAATTGCTCTTTATACAGTATGGAttcaaaatttactatttatagattgtttttaatatttaaattatttttttttgttatttaattgatcacgttcaattttttttattatttattgaattgtgGCAAATTATCAACTTCTCATATGTCTTCTTTGAATATAGGCACAAAAAAAGTCACAGGAAGTTAATTAAGGTTAATATAGTGGCTGATGTGTGATTTGTATATATAACAGCAGTtgtgtttgatttttttcaaatttattgaacaataattcataaaatttttcaaattattgtcattttatgatttttttcaaatttaggtACAAAAAAGTCACAGGTAgtcaatttatgttaatataGTGGCTGATAAGTGTTTGGTATATACAAAAGTGGTTTTGTTTGATTatctttgaatttattgaacaataatttataaattttatcaaattattgtcaatttatgattttcttcaaatttgggtacaaaaaaagttacagGGAGTTGATGTAGGTTAATATGGTGGCTGAGTTATGATTTGTATCTAGGACAgcagttttttttgtaatttttaaatgaaattattgatcaATAACTCAAACAGCtatcaaatttgaattagtttgcCTTTTAGGCCCATATCGAAGCTATGcctttctaatttttgaaatgtgtAGTCAATATTGAGGCCAAAAGAAATTATTCTACAATAGGTCACTGGATGtttatatcaataaacaaatcagtattACCCATGTAGAAAACAGCATTGGTCTCTACTGGagcttttaatatttttgaaaaaacgtaattttgtgttactttgtttttcaataaaattttagaaaaatttctaacctcaattttaaatattccaatGGCATGAAAGGACAAGGcgtatataaattttcattattaatcgTTTCGTAATGACTGCATTTGAAATCCtttttaagaattattattcGTTATTTTACACAacgaatattttaatattcatatggTTTTTTTACTGAATACACAGTCtcttataacattttatttgtcCTTCGAGATATGAAATGCTCGAAGACCCAAAAAAGTGTAGGTGCTGTAgtagaaaacattaaattccaaaaaattggacagaataataatttacatagacaatttttggagttttataagcaaaatttcttatatttctacacatttcgaaaaatttctcGTTGGAAAAAAAGATTTAACCAATAAacttttatactttttaattatattcaaaactcgtgtatattgaaattaaattccTCGACCTTTTGTTGATaatgaaattcaataattaatgatgataacaatttgattttattcaaaataagtaGGTTACTAAATTACgattaaaaaatcgatagatTTTGTGACTTACTTTTACAAAGACAAATCTGCTATTATAGTTgataaaatttccaattaacaagATATTAGAAGCATTTATGATCTCAATGatgtattttataaagaatattatgTCAGATCTATCAAATCACAGATTTTAATGTTATGGAAAACAGatttgtaaagaaaattatgaatgtTGAACTTCAAACACTAAAACAggagaaaaactcaaaactaaGAAAACCATGAACATTCAATCTTATAACACCATAAAAATAGAAGGACTTGGACTTTGATATAGTGATGATGGATGACATTAAGAGATCAATTAAATTACATTCTTGGAAAATGGAAGATAATGGAAACCCAAAGAAAATCTTTCAATACCAGAAGAAGAAGACTTAGATTTTGATTGGAGAATTCTTGGTGTCCATTTCTAAATCtataagtaatttattttgagCTAATAGATGCCTTTTGTCCACAAACTACCATCTAGTCTACCATGTAGTTCATTTAGATATTTCATTATCTCTTTTTGTGTCAACATGAGTTACTAGCTCATTTATCAATCAGTTTCAGCTGCTGCATTATTCTCCACtgtatcgatttatttttacagcaattttttttattctcggtcaacaaaatatatataaaaaaacgcttatttttttaaattcttttttctaatTGATATATTTCGTTTAGGACCCAACGCTGGTAGCGGCGCTGCTAGTTGGAACAGCTGGAACATGCCTCAGAATAGTGCTTCAACTGGCCCATCAGGTAAATTGAAGATGTTACCGCAGAGGCTTCATCATAACATATTCGAGTTTTCTTTTTCTCTAACctcatttcaaatttcattagcAATCTTCTAATTGctaaagtttttacaaaaatttaatgtttgtatTTTACAGAGTATACGTTTGGTTTTATTGTCtcatttgttaattttttgaaatgttcaacatcattttaattttatacactACTATCCATAATTATTACAACTTTTCAATTCGTGAATTTGGTatcctaaaaaaattatctgaccgtaaaacacaatcaaatcatcatcaatcatattttttcttggtgAATTTCTAGTTAAGTTGTccataaagttgaaaaaattaagatagCAAAAGCAAATACACAAAATGTCCTTTGGAGGCTCCCAAATCTCATAGATCTAATAATCACCTGACTATTCTCCCATCGAATTCGTCAAGAAGAGAAGAAGAGAAACATTACGGATTACGAGGAGCAACAGAAATGACAAATGCATAACTGTGGAGAAGAAATCCTACCATAAATAATTATAGAAGGAAAGCGACCAAAATTTGGGTTACATAGAGCAACTGAAAAGACAAATGCATTACTGTGATCTGATTCTgatcagaaaaaattataagaggAAAGCAACAGGCGCAGGACCATGGAGAGGAGGCCTAACAAGGAAAAATTGTCATTTGAAGATAAGAAACAAAGATGTGGATCACCTAGTTTGTGGGTAGGATATATGAAATAAAGGAAACAACAGTTGGAGAATCATGAAGAGGAGATTCGactataaaaaattaccatagaAAGGAAGAAACTGAAACCTAACGTTTAGTCTATGAATAGAATAGTTGAAAGCAATTTTACTGCTCACGGAATACGTCAGAAGCAAAAGATGCAGAACCATGGAGAAGAGATCCAACAAGCACAATGTCATCAACAGTATTATTCATTGATTTCAGTGTTGTTTTAGTTCAAaatgtacatttatttttttcaaatttccaagtAAATGTTTCCAGACAATATTTTTAGTCTACGGAAactttgaaaataccaaaaataaaggaaaagcAATGTAATTTAGTAGATCAAATGTACCGTCACTAATATTTAGTTAACAGAAAGTGCAGTTGATATTTAGTAGGTCAAATATACCGTTGTTGCAATTAAATAAACAGAACGTAAAGTCGTTGAAATTTAGTAGGTCAAATGTACCATTTCTGATATTCAATTGTCAAAATGTA from Diorhabda sublineata isolate icDioSubl1.1 chromosome 8, icDioSubl1.1, whole genome shotgun sequence carries:
- the LOC130448356 gene encoding heterogeneous nuclear ribonucleoprotein 27C isoform X2 encodes the protein MRMLRLKQEIMDDDEKGKLFVGGLSWETTQDNLQRYFSRYGEVIDCVVMKNAESGRSRGFGFVTFADPANVNLVLQNGPHTLDGRTIDPKPCNPRTLQKPKKGGGYPKVFLGGLPSNVTETDLRSFFTRFGKVMEVVIMYDQEKKKSRGFGFLSFEDEEAVDRCVSEHFVNLNGKQVEIKKAEPRDGSGGNKMGGDPASAWGPPQAPMGMMQGPNGQMGGPPMNLAAPMGPNMMQSYQGWGTSPQQQSYGGYGTPSGPGSYQGWGAPPAPQGPPPQWGNNYGGPPQQQGYGSYGPNAGSGAASWNSWNMPQNSASTGPSGYIASDIYSRGQSGPGGPGTPSGPPNMSSSGTNSKPGSDYNYAGYGSYSTEAGYGAPPRSYGSDAGSQVGGYSSQPPNPGSCSAAAGDYGNGPQRGGTYGVVQPYHPYRR
- the LOC130448356 gene encoding heterogeneous nuclear ribonucleoprotein 27C isoform X10 — its product is MRMLRLKQEIMDDDEKGKLFVGGLSWETTQDNLQRYFSRYGEVIDCVVMKNAESGRSRGFGFVTFADPANVNLVLQNGPHTLDGRTIDPKPCNPRTLQKPKKGGGYPKVFLGGLPSNVTETDLRSFFTRFGKVMEVVIMYDQEKKKSRGFGFLSFEDEEAVDRCVSEHFVNLNGKQVEIKKAEPRDGSGGNKMGGDPASAWGPPQAPMGMMQGPNGQMGGPPMNLAAPMGPNMMQSYQGWGTSPQQQSYGGYGTPSGPGSYQGWGAPPAPQGPPPQWGNNYGGPPQQQGYGSYGEYGPNAGSGAASWNSWNMPQNSASTGPSGYIASDIYSRGQSGPGGPGTPSGPPNMSSSGTNSKPGSDYNYAGYGSYSTEAGYGAPPRSYGSDAGSQVGGYSSQPPNPVGA
- the LOC130448356 gene encoding heterogeneous nuclear ribonucleoprotein 27C isoform X9, which gives rise to MRMLRLKQEIMDDDEKGKLFVGGLSWETTQDNLQRYFSRYGEVIDCVVMKNAESGRSRGFGFVTFADPANVNLVLQNGPHTLDGRTIDPKPCNPRTLQKPKKGGGYPKVFLGGLPSNVTETDLRSFFTRFGKVMEVVIMYDQEKKKSRGFGFLSFEDEEAVDRCVSEHFVNLNGKQVEIKKAEPRDGSGGNKMGGDPASAWGPPQAPMGMMQGPNGQMGGPPMNLAAPMGPNMMQSYQGWGTSPQQQSYGGYGTPSGPGSYQGWGAPPAPQGPPPQWGNNYGGPPQQQGYGSYGPNAGSGAASWNSWNMPQNSASTGPSGYIASDIYSRGQSGPGGPGTPSGPPNMSSSGTNSKPGSDYNYAGYGSYSTEAGYGAPPRSYGSDAGSQVGGYSSQPPNPDLTYLERME